In Bufo gargarizans isolate SCDJY-AF-19 chromosome 6, ASM1485885v1, whole genome shotgun sequence, a single genomic region encodes these proteins:
- the PDYN gene encoding proenkephalin-B, whose amino-acid sequence LIPQVCSLQCEGSLTTVTEWQRCENILSPVSAVFEITKREQERVPTASDLQEVPVKRYGGFMKKLDKNKFFFNSPKRESGIYKGEASKPYSGEVLHKYWKKDLLEIPDSEQETEVNDKLEEQTQARDEKRYGGFLRKYPKRSLEDLQGVQLDRRVILDPELGSEQGVEELETEQGVETEHGVADLQKRYGGFMRRIRPKLKWDNQKRYGGFLRRQFKVTTRSEEDPSTFSGELSNL is encoded by the coding sequence CTCATTCCACAGGTTTGTTCCTTGCAATGTGAGGGATCCTTGACCACTGTGACAGAATGGCAGAGATGTGAGAAcatcctgtctcctgtcagtgcTGTGTTTGAAATTACCAAAAGGGAGCAAGAGAGGGTGCCCACAGCCTCAGACCTCCAAGAGGTGCCAGTCAAGCGTTATGGAGGATTTATGAAAAAACTGGATAAGAACAAATTCTTCTTTAACTCCCCAAAGCGAGAGAGTGGCATCTACAAGGGAGAAGCCAGTAAGCCCTACAGTGGTGAGGTCCTGCACAAGTATTGGAAGAAGGACCTCCTGGAGATACCTGACTCTGAGCAGGAAACAGAGGTCAATGACAAATTGGAGGAACAGACCCAGGCAAGAGATGAGAAGCGCTATGGAGGGTTTCTGCGCAAATACCCCAAGAGGAGCCTGGAGGATTTACAGGGTGTGCAGTTAGACAGGAGGGTGATACTGGACCCAGAGCTGGGGTCAGAGCAGGGGGTGGAAGAGCTGGAGACAGAACAGGGGGTGGAGACAGAACATGGAGTGGCAGATCTTCAGAAGCGCTACGGCGGATTTATGCGCAGGATTCGGCCCAAATTGAAGTGGGACAATCAGAAAAGATATGGGGGATTTCTTCGGCGTCAGTTCAAGGTCACTACAAGGTCAGAAGAAGATCCCAGCACCTTTTCCGGAGAGTTGTCCAACCTTTAA